From the genome of Fusarium fujikuroi IMI 58289 draft genome, chromosome FFUJ_chr06:
TCCTAGTTCTGACTGACTATggagtacctaggtatgcaAACGACAACAACTCCCCAGCCTTACAGCAAGTACGCTCTTTTCTACAATAGGTAAGCTGAGCGAAGAGAATAGTCTCGCCAACCAAAATATCCAGTGGTAGACTCTAGTAGGACCAAGTTTATTCCTCCCATAACGCATGCCCTGTTACAGGAGCTTTACGGATCCTCCTTAGAATCATGCCAATTCGATAGTTAACAAATCCCCGATCGGATTATACTTTACATAGTAAGAGCCTTTCAGCTGGCGAACTACTTAATCATCCCACACTATATTACAGTTGACTGTTATTTGATCATTTGCGACCTCTCAACTTTTGTGTAACCGTATAGCACATGAATCATACACATCTGAACCAGGCCTACCTATCAGGCTTCGGATTTACGCACAGCAAAGAAGTAGTTGCCTACCTTTTCACTGCCGTCGACCTGCTTCCAGCCGAGCCCAGGGACATATATTACACCCTGCACCATGGGGTGACTCCAGCCTCGACCGGCGAGGAAAGTTCGCAACTCCTCTTCGTTGAGATACTTGTTCCAGTCGTGTGTACCCTTGGGAACAATACCTAGAACGTCCTCGGCCATGAAGTTGGTGGTAAACCAACTCATCCACGTTCGCGCGATGGTGCTCATAACAAGCCACCCCCCAGGTTTGACAAAGGGGCGCACTTTTTCCAGGAATGCGCCTGGAGCATCGATATGCTCGATAACCTCGAACAACGAGACCACATCGTAGGCCTCTTGTGGTGTCGCAGGAATAGGAAGATTTTCTATTGACGTTTGCCGATATTCGAGCTTGAAGCGGAGACCAGGATCTTTGCGAGCGTGTGAACGTGCTACAGCGAGTACTTCAGGGGTGGGATCGATAGCAGTGACATGCCTGGTAGTCGGTAAACGAGCTGCACTTTCGGCAAAGATACCACCGCCGCAGCCAATATCAAGGAATGTCAGGTCTCGAGTAGGAGAATCGGGGTCGGTGCGGTGACAAGTGCGGATGAAGTCATGACGTAAAGGATTCATGAGATGAAGTAGCCGGGAGGAGCCATGAGGATCCCACCAGTCGGCGGCGAGCGCATTGAAGTGTGAGACCTCATCGGGGTTGACAGATGAGAAATTCTGCGACGAGTTGGACGAGGACGTGGAGTGCCATCGAGGTGTTGGTAATGTCGTAATAGAGACTGCGATGGTATGGCTCGCCGGCAATGGGAGGGCGAAAGGCCGCCGACTTGATCGGGCGAGGTTGCGGAAGAGGGCACCCGCCGGCCGGGACGGAGCCGGCATATTTGGAGGCTCGGAGGTGAAGTGAGAGTGGTCACGGTTTGGTTGGTAGGTGGTAATGGAATGGGTAAGGTGTGGATGATGCGAGGATCGATGAGCCGATGACAAAGCTGCAAGCCAAGCAAGATAAGATAGTCTCGATGGACCCTGGAAAAAAAGTCAACGATGACAAGATTCAATTCGATTGCAGGGTGCACTCGGACGGTTCCGCCATCGGTTCCACTACTGCAGTATCAAAGTCCAAGAATTTCTGTCGTCTTTCGCTGACTGATGCTTCGCAATTCCTTAGTCCAACAACGTCTTCAACAAAGCTGACATAATGAGGGAGTCAGAACTGACCAATCACAATCAGAAGAATACGACCCGAACTGCCCGATCAAGTAAAGACCCCTTTCAAATCACCAATGCATTGACATGTGAGCCCATCAGTGTCGACGATGCACCGCGGGT
Proteins encoded in this window:
- a CDS encoding probable COQ3-enzyme of ubiquinone (coenzyme Q) biosynthesis — protein: MPAPSRPAGALFRNLARSSRRPFALPLPASHTIAVSITTLPTPRWHSTSSSNSSQNFSSVNPDEVSHFNALAADWWDPHGSSRLLHLMNPLRHDFIRTCHRTDPDSPTRDLTFLDIGCGGGIFAESAARLPTTRHVTAIDPTPEVLAVARSHARKDPGLRFKLEYRQTSIENLPIPATPQEAYDVVSLFEVIEHIDAPGAFLEKVRPFVKPGGWLVMSTIARTWMSWFTTNFMAEDVLGIVPKGTHDWNKYLNEEELRTFLAGRGWSHPMVQGVIYVPGLGWKQVDGSEKVGNYFFAVRKSEA